CCGCGCCGTCGCCATCGCCGGCGACTTCGTGCTGCTCGGCGCGTCGTCGGGGCCGGACGGCGCGGAGGCGGCGCTGTACCGCCGCCGCCTCGAGGACTCGGTGTTCGACCGCTGCCGCACCGGGCTGCCGGAGTGGTTCGCCGGCAACGTCGACACGCACTGCCTCGCCGCGTGGGACGAGCAGGTCGTGGTGGCGGCGCCGGGCGGCTCGTTGTTCGTGAGCAACGACACCGGCCTGCGCTGGCACGAGCTCGCGACGAACCTCGCCGAGCCCCGCGCGGTGGCGATCCTCTAGCGGTCCTCCAGCCGGAACCGGATCCGCACGGTCGCCTGGTACTCGTAGATCACGTTGTCGCGCACGACGGCGGTCTGGTCGAGGATCTCCATCCCCTCGATGCCCCGCAACGTCTTGGCAGCCTCCGCCAGCGCGCGGTTCGCCGCGTCGGTCCAGTCCGTCGGGCTCACGCCGACCAGCTCGATCGTCTTGATGACGGCCACGATGGGTCCCTCTCTCGCCGAGTTCGTCGTGCCGACGCTATCGCGGCACTCGAGGGAGGGCGGTCCGAGCGCCCGGCACCCTGTCCGGTACGCGAAGTCCGACCCTTGACGGCGATGAGACCCGTTTGTACGGTGCGTCCCGTTTCGCACAGGTGATCAGCGGGGGATTCCAGGAAGCGTTTCCGTCTTGGCTCGCCCGTGACGCGAGCCGTGCACGTGGCGGGCGCGGCACGTCGGTGGCCAGTTCGGAGACTCACTCTTCGAAAGGCGCGCCATGCGACTCCGGCACCGGCTGCTCGTCCTGCCCAGCGCGGTCGCGCTCACGTTCGCCGGCCTGGCCGCGACCGTTCCCGGCCACGCGCTCGCGGGCAGTGGTGCCTCGCAGAACTGCGCGAACGACGGCAACGACGTCCCGATCCTCACCGCCCCCGTCACGCTCGGCATCGAGGCGGGGGCGCTCACCAGTCACGCGCTGCCGACGAACGTCATGGTCTGCTTCTCGACCAGCAGCTGGGGCTACCCCGGCTCCGAGCTCACAGGCGGGGCGGTCGCGGCGTACGTCGGACTGCCCGGCACGACGGCGTACGGCACCGACTGCGGCTGGGACGGCAACAGCGGCCAGATCGTCACCGTGGCCTGCGGAACCCGGGTCAGCCCGGCCGCGGCGTTCACTCCCGGCGCCGGCGGCGGTGGCACGCTGACCGTCTCGGTGCCGCTCGCGTTCTGCCTGGGCACCAGCCTCACCGGGCCGTCCGTCTGCGGCTCCGGCGCGCCCACCGTCGGCGCGACCGGCGTCGTGGTGGGGACGTTCGGCGTCACCGGCCCGCCGCCCGGCTACTCCACCGGCATCGGGCTCACGCTGACCGGTCTGACCGTCGTCGTCGGCGGCGTCACGCTGCCGCTGAACGACGCCACCACGCAGGCCGGCGCCAACCCGAACGTCGTCGGCGCGAACACCGGCGCGGGCCTGCCGTTCTGCGCGCCCCTGGCGGGCTGCTTCACGCTGCCACTGTCGGCGTGGGTCGGCACGCAGCCGATCTCGGCCGCCGGGCTCGTCGTCGCCGGGATCCCGGTGCCGCTGCCCGCGATCGCGAGCCAGTGCCTGTCGTTCGGGATGACCTGCCCGGCGCCGTACTAGCCGTCGGCTAGGACGCCTGGGCGAGAGCGGCGGCGGCGGAGTCGGCGGCGCGGCGCAACGGCGCGAGCACGGCGTCGCGCGTCTCGGCCGGCGCCACCTCCGGAAGAAGCCGCGCCACCTCGCTGTACCCGGCGAGCAGCTCGGCGACGGCGCCGCGGAGGGCGGCCACGGTGTCGGTCATGGGGGAAGCTCCTGTCGTCCGTCGGCACGCGTCCTGCCGCCTGCCACTTCTCAACGGACACAGTCGGCATCCCCGTCGCCCTCGGTACGGGACAAACCGGATTTCACTCGGATGCCGAGGTTTGGGCCGCGCCCGGCAGGCGCGCGTTGCGCCGTTCGGGTGATCAAGAGCCCCGCTACGGCTGCCGGGTCTGCTCCGCGTACATCGTGGTGTCCGGACCGTTGGCGTCGTCGGTCCAGACGATCTGCGCGAGGCCCTTCGCGTCGACGGTGAGGCCGAGGTAGTCGGAGAGGTTCCGGTCGCCGCCGGTGACGGCGCAGAGGGTGCCGGCGAGGCAGATGTCCTGGAGGTGCGCGACCTGCCCGACGCGCGAGTGCGCGAACTTCGGGTGCGCGGACAGCGCGTTCTTCGTCTGGGTGAACTCCACGGCCCACTCGCCGCTGCGCGAGTCGAAGTCGGCGACCTTGGTGGCGTAGTAGGCGAAGTCCACGACGCCGACCTTGGGCGCGGCGATGGACGGCATGACGTTGGAGCCGTTGGCGGGGTCGTTGACGAGGAACGGCTTGCTCCACGACTCGCCGCCGTTGGTGGACCGGATCATGTACACGGCGGTCCTCTTCGACGGTTCGAGGCGCTGGGAGAACGCGACGTAGAGGTTGCCGGCGGGGTCGATCGCGGCGGTGGTGAACGGGTGCCCGACGCGCGCCTTCTTCGCGGTGCCGTCGTAGGCGACGACGTTCTTCCAGGTGAGGCCGTTGTCGTGGCTGATCGCGATGCCGATCTTGCGCAGCACGAAGTCCGGCTCGGTGGGGGCGGCGGAGTTCGAGGTCACCGGGTCGCTGTAGGCGTAGGTGACGTAGACGGTGCTCTCGCGCTTGGGGTCGACGAGCGGGCGGGCGGAGGTGTTGCCGCCCTCGGCGTCGGCGAACGACGTCGGCGTGAACGCCGTCACCGGCACCCGCTGCGGGAACGTCGTGCCGCCGTCGGTGGACCGGGCGACCCAGATGTTGGGGCCGGCGAGGTCGTGGTAGCTCATGTAGACGACGTGCGGGTCGTGCGGGTCGGGCGCGAGCCACTGCCGGTCGGAGTCGACGCCGGCCTCGCCGGGCACCGCGTCGGCGGCGCCCGCCGGGTGGAACGTCTTCCCCTTGTCGGTGCTGCGGTACAGCAGGTTCGACGGGCCGGCGAGGCAGAGGTTGTCGGCGAGGATCGAGCCGTCGCCGAGGATGGTGTGGTCGGCGTCGCCGGACGGGCAGTGGGTGCGCTCGATCTCCGACGGCCGGACGGTGGTCCAGGTGCGGCCGTGGTCGGTGGAGGTCCACACCGTCGGGCCGAACGTGTCGACCACGGTCAGCCCGTGCGCCGTCAGGATGCTCGGCTCGCCGTAGTCGGCCGTGTGCGGCAGCGCCTGCGTGCGCCAGGCGAACCGCTGGTCCCCCTTGTTCGGCAGGTTGCTGCCGGCCTGGGCGGTGGCGCCGAGGACGCCGGCGGCGGTGGTGGCGAGGCCGAGCGAGAGCACGGCGAGGCGGCGGCGGTACGACATGTAGGGGCTCCCCCACGGAGACGGTGTGGCCGTCCTCCGTTCGCCGGGGCCGTGGCGACTCCTGCCCGGGCTCAGGTGGGCGGCGGGTGGGGATCAGCGGTCCGGCTAGTTCCGCGCCGCTGCGCGGCGCTCCCTTAGCCGCCGGACCCCCGACCCCCACCCGCCCCTCTCAGGTCACGGCAGCGGCGGCACGGGTCGGAGCGCGGCGGCGGGGCAGCGCAGCGTCACCGCGCCGGGCTCCCACGTCTCGACGTCGGACCACGCGGCGTACCGCGCGTGCCGGTGCAGCCAGCGGACCAGCGCGGAGACGGCCCACGGGCCGCGCACGGTGCCGCGCTCGTACCCGAGGTAGCCGCCGGTGCGCGGCGGGCTGACGACCAGCCCGTCGACCCGCAACGCCGCCCCCCACGCGCCGAGCAGCGGCCCGTCCTGCACCAGCCGCACGTCGGACACGCTGCCGATGTCGGTGCCGGACGCGTCACGGACGCGGGCGCCGATGAGGTCACTCGCTCTCATGCGCCGCCCCCGGGAGCTTCGCGATGACGTTGTCGCGGCACCACTGCTCGAACGCGTTCACCGCGAGGTCGCCACGGTCGCGGGCGACCTTGACGGCGCTGCCGACCTCGGCGACGTCGCCGAAGTCGATGCGCGCCGGCTGCGGGTCCTCGGCCGAGTGCAGTCGCCGCTGGACGGCGAGGAACCACCGGCCGAGCAGCCCGCCGAGTCGCGGTGCCAGCGCGGCGGGGCCGCCGAGGATCGCGGTCACGTACGGCGCGCCGCCGCCGTCCGGCACGGTCAGCTCGAGGTCGTCCACCTTGCCGGCGTGCTTGCCGTCGCGGTCGACGACCTGCCGGTCGAGCAGGTGCAGCCCGGCGTCGAGGACGCGGCCGGCGGGCGGGGTCACATCCCCGCCTTGGTCGCGAGCATCAGCGGGATCGCCGCGAGCGACACGACGATCAGCAGCGCCAGGTACGCCGTGCCGAGGACGTTCGTGAAGCGGGAGTTCACCTTGTCCCCCATGTACTCGGAGTCGTTGGCGATGACGAGGATCGGGAAGTAGGTCAGCGGCAGCGCGACCGCGCTGAACACGATCGAGTACTCCGTCACCTTGATCGGGTCGATGGTCGTCAGCGCGACGCCGGCCGCCGCGACCAGCGACAGCAGCACGAGCAGGTGGAAGCGCGCCGCCTCGCGCGGCGCGACGGCCTTCCCCCACTGCCAGCCGAAGTACTGCGCGACCGTGTAGCCGGCCGACAGCGACGTCTCCAGCGCCGCGCCGAACGTCGCCGCCACGAACCCCACGATGAGGAACGCGATGCCGACCTTGCCTGCGCCGACCACCACCGGCAGGCCCACCTGCGACAGGTGGTCGACGCCGATGCCCAGCGGGAACAGCAGCAACGCCGCGCCCGCCATGATCGCGAGCGACAGCGCGCCGCCGAGCGGGAAGCCGACGTAGACGTTGGCGCGCTCGACCATCAGGTCCTGGCGCGTCCACTTCTCCTCGACGGCGCCGGAGGAGAAGAAGAACACCTCGTACGGCGTCATCGCCGCGCCGAACAGCGCGATGCCGTAGTACAGGTACGTCGGCCGCCCCTCGCCCGACGGCACGCTCGGGTGGGTGGCCAGGTGGATCAGGTGCGACCAGTCCGGGCCGAGCCGCCACAGCGCCACCGCGAACACGAGCAGCGCCAGCCCGGCGAGGCCGAAGAGGCGTTCCATCGACTCGAACTTCATCCGCCAGATGACCGTCCAGACGAGGAACGCCACGAGCGGCACCCAGAGCAGGTAGTTGACGCTCGTCGCGAGCTCCAGCGCGAGCGCGACGCCGGCGACCTCGGCGGTGAGCGTGAGGAAGTTCACGAGGAACGACGCCACCAGGTTGGCGAGCGCGGGCCGGGGGCCGAGGCGTTCGCGCACCAGGTCGAAGACGGGGCGTTGCGAGACGGCGGCGACGCGTCCGGCCATCTCGGCGTAGAGGCAGATGCCGACGACGCCGACGAGCACCACCCACGCCAGCGCCATGCCGAACCGCGCGCCGACGAGCGCGTTGGCGACGAGGTCGCCGATGTCGACGAACCCGCCGATGGCGGTGAGGATGCCGAGCGTCACCTCGACCAGCCGCTTCACGACGGGTGCTCCTCGAACGCCGCCAGCTCGTCCGAGACCTTCGCGAGCGCGGCGGCGTTCTCGGCGAGGTGCGCGTACTCGCCGCGGCGGACCGTGACCCGGAGCTCGCGCAGCGCGTCCAGCGCCTCGGTGACCAGATCGTCCAGGTCGTCGTGCACGTGGTCGGCCCGCTCGCTCGGCGGCTGCACCGAGTCGAACGCCTGCTGCGCCGCGAGCGCGTCCTCCTCGGCCTCCGCGAGCAGCCGGGTGAGGTACGGCCCGAACGCCCGCTTCTCGTCGGCGGCACGGACGGCGAGGCGGGCGGTGCCGACGGAGGAGCGGACGGCCTCGGCGGTGTTCGCGGCCTTGGCGCGGTAGTCGTCGTCCGTGCGAGAGGGGCCGACGCACGCGGTCGCGAGGCAGGCCGCGAGGGCGGCCCCGGCGACGGCGCGCCCGGCGCTCATCCGCGCCGCGACCGGAGCGCGTAGTGGAGGAACAGGCCGACGAGCAGCAGCAGCTGCGCCCACGCGAGCAGCAGCACCAGGCCCTCGGTCACGACCCGGTGATCCCCGGCAAGATCGTTTCCGAAACGGTCGCGTAGGGTGCCCGGATGCAGTTCTTCGACCTCCGCGAGTTCACCGGGATCGCGCTGCTGCTCATCGTGTGGACGATCGTGTTCGTGGAGTCCGGGCTGCTCGTCGGCTTCTTCCTCCCGGGCGACACGCTGCTCGTGCTGGCCGGCATCCTGGCCAAGGAGGGGCACGCGAACATCGCGGTCCTCTGCGCCGGCTGCGTCGTCGCCGCGATCGTCGGCGACAACGTCGGCTACACGATCGGCCGCCGCGCCGGCCGGCCGCTGCTCGAACGCCGCGACGGCCGCGTGCTCAACCAGCACAACCTGCGGCGCGCCACGGCGTTCTACGACCGGTTCGGCTCGGCGACGATCCTCGTCGCGCGGGTGGTGCCGATGGTGCGGACGTTCGCGCCGCTCATCGCCGGCTGCACCTCGATGCGGTGGCGCACGTTCTTCACCTGGAACGTCGTCGGCGGCATCCTCTGGGGCGTCGGCGTGCCGCTGCTCGGCTACGCGCTCGGCACCGCCGCGGAGGGGTTCGACAAGTACGCGCTGGGCGCGGTCGGCGTGATGGTGGTGCTGTCGTTCGCGGTGGCGATCTGGCACTACGTGCGGGCCGGCCGCCAGATGGAGGACCGCTAGGCCGGCTCGATGTTCACGGCGACGGGGCCGCGGGCGGCGGCCTCCTCGACCTCGAAGTACTCCGCCTTCTCGAAGTGGAACGTCCCCGCGATCAGCGACGACGGGACCGTGTCGATCCGCGTGTTGTAGGCGCGGACGTTGCCGTTGTAGAAGCGGCGGGCCGCGGCGATGCGGTCCTCGGTCTCGGCCAGCTCGGTCTGCAGCATCCGGAACTGCGCGTCGGCCTTGAGCTGCGGGTACGCCTCGGCGACCGCGAGCAGCCCGCGCAGGCTGCGCGTCAGCGTCGTCTCGTCGGCGCCCTGCTCGGTGCGCGACGCGGCCGGCGCGGCGGCGGCGGCCCGCGCCTGGATGACCGCCTCCAACGTCGCCCGCTCGTGCGCGGCGTACCCCTTGACGGTCTCCACGAGGTTGGGGATCAGGTCGTAGCGGCGGCGCAGCTCGACGTCGACCTGCTTCCACGACTCCTCGACCAGGTTGCGCTGGCGGACGAACCGGTTGTAGCTCGCGACGACCAGCAGCACGAGCAGCAGCACGGCGCCGCCGGCGATGTAGACAGGGGTCACGTGAGGCTCCCGGGGGACGGCTGCGGCGACGGCGGGACCGGCGGGTCGGACAGGCCGCGATCCTTCCAGACGAACGACGGCACGCCGTCGATCACGCCCGCGAGGATCGCGGTGCGGTTGAGCAGGTCGGCCGGCTGGAGCTGCCCGTCGTGCCAGGAGACGACGTCGGTGCCGCTGAACCGGAACCGCATCTTCTCCCCGCGCAGCAGCAGCTCCATCGTGCGCGGCGTCAGCACGTCGGTGGCGAGCTTGCGGTCCGGGCAGCGCACCTTGTACGCCCGGTTGAACGCCTCGCTCTCCAGCTCGATGTCCTGCATGCCGAGCGCCTGGCCGATCCGGCTGAACACGCCCTCCGGCGCGACCGACAGCTCCGGCAGCACGCAAGGCATGCCGAGCGCGCAGACGGCGTAGCGGTGGGTCGTCGTCGTGCGGCGGCCCTCGCTGTCGGTCGAGTCGGTCTTGTACTCGTAGTCGAACGCCACCATCGGGTGGCCGCCGACCTCGCCGGTGACGACGTCGAACGCGTGCCGGTCGTACCCCTGGTCGAACGGCGGCCCGGGCCACCGCATCGGCAGGCCGAACGGGTCGCCGGCCAGGAACTGCCAGCCCTTCGACAGGCAGAGCGAGGCGATGGTCGCGAGGCGCTGCTGGTTGCGCCGGTACGACACGATCGCCAGCGCGACGAAGATCGCGAAGACCGCGCCGATCAGCAGGAACGGGAGCATGCGGCACAGCGTGGCGGGCCGGGGCCCGGCGCGCAACGGCGCTCCGCCGCCGCTACCCCGCCGGCGGCACCGCGAGCGTCACGGCGACGGCCGGGCCGAGCGCGAGCAGGCGGTCGACCGCCGGGACGTCATGGCGGGTGCGCTGCCACACCAGCAGCGTGTCGCCGTCGGTGCGCAGCGCGCCGTCGCGCAGCTCCCGCGACACCAGCGCGCGCGTCTCGTCGGTGAGCGCGCGCGGGTCGCCCCAGACGTGGAAGCGGCGTTCCCACGACGGCTGCGCCGGGCCCGGCGGGTGCTCCGGCCGGACACCGAGCCGGCCCTGCACGAGCACCGCCGGCACCGGCGCCGGCAGCGGCACCGCGCAGACCGAGTACGACCAGTACTCGTCCTCGCCGAAGCTGCGTTCGACGTAGTGCATCTGGAAGACCGTGACCCGGCCCGCGCGGACCACGCCCGAGTAGCCGCGGATCCGGCCGATGTCGAACGGCGCCCCCGGCCACCGCGCCGCGAAGTCCTCGTCGGTCGTCGCGGCGAACTCCCAGCCGCGGGTCAGCGCCGCCGTCGCGAGCTCCTGGACCCGGCGCTTGCCGGACCGGATCGCGAGCACCAGCACGCCGACGACGAGCAGCAGGCCGAACGCGACGATCCCGATGACGAGGAACGCGCCCGCGTCCACCTCAGGCGAGACCCAGCTCGGCGAGCCCGTAGGCGTAGCGGTAGTCCAGCCCCTCGGCGGCGATCTTCTCGCCGGCGCCGGTGGCGCGGTCCACGATCGTCGCGACCGCGACCACCTCGGCGCCGGCCTCGCGCAGCGCCTGCACCGCCGCCAGCGGCGAGCCGCCGGTCGTGCTGGTGTCCTCGACCACGAGCACCCGCCGGCCGGTCACGTCGGGGCCCTCGATGCGGCGTTGCAGGCCGTGCGCCTTCGCCTCCTTGCGGACCACGAACGCGTCCAGCGTCCGGCCGCGCCGCGCCGCCGCGTGCAGCATCGCGGTCGCGACCGGGTCGGCGCCCATCGTCAGCCCGCCCACCGCGTCGAACTCCAGGTCCGCGGTCAGGTCGAGCAGCACGTCGCCGACCAGCGGCGCCGCCTCGCCGGAGAGCGTGACGCGGCGGCAGTCGAGGTAGTAGTCGGCCTCGCGGCCGCTGGAGAGGGTGACCCGGCCGTGCACGACGGCGTGGGTCTTGATCAGGTCGAGGAGGCGCTCGCGGTCGGTCACGGCGCCCGACCCTAGCGGGCCGCGGCGAGCACCGCGCGTTCCTTTTCCGCGTCGTACGGCGGGACCGCGTAGCTGCTGCGGTAGCCGCCGAGGTCCGCGCCCGCCCGCACCCAGTCCCAGGTGTCGGCGACCGTCTCGCGCACCGGCCGCGCCGCCAGCCCGGCGGCGACGGCCTTGCTCACGTCGACCTGCCAGGTCGCGCTCACGTCCGCCTCCGCGTCCCAGAGCCAGACCGGCAGCTCGGTCCACGGCGCGTACCCGTGCTCGGTGACCGTCTTGCCGTCCACCCAGGTGAACGTCGCGTCCGAGCCGGTCACGTCCCGGCAGGTCTCCAGCAGCTCGCCCATCGTGAACTGCGCCGGCGGGCCGACCGTGTTGAAGACGCCGGTCAGCCCGCGCTCCGCCGCGTCGAGGTGGAACGCCGCCAGGTCCCGCGCGTCGATCCACTGGCGCGGCTCGTCCGGCTCGCCCGGCGCCAGCACCTCGCCGCCGAGCGCGACCCGCCGCAGCCAGTACGGCAGCCGGCCGATGTTCTCGTACGGCCCGGCGATCAGCCCCGGCCGGCTCACCAGCACCCGGCCCGGCAGCGCCGCCTCGGCCGCCGTCTCCGCGGCGACCTTGCCGGCGCCGTACGCGTCCTCGTCGCCCATCGCCTTGACCCGCCCCGACTCGTCCACGGCCACCGCGGGCCAGTCGGCGTAGACGCTCACCGAGGAGACGAAGCCGTAGTGCCCGACGCTGCCCGCCAGGTGCCGTGCGCTCGCGCCGACCGTGCCCGCGTCGAAGCCGCAGGTGTCGACCACGGCGTCCCAGCGCCGCCCGTCCAGGACGGCGAGGTCGGTGGCGCGGTCGCCGTGCAGGTGCTCGACGCCCGGGTGCGCGTCCTCGCCGTGCTGCCCGCGGTGGAACACCGTGACGGTGTGGCCGCGGCGGAGGGCTTCGGTGACGATCGCGCGGCCGACGAAGACGGTGCCGCCGATGACGAGGAGGTCCATGGCCCGACCCTCCCGCAGACGCGGGCGGCGGCGCCAGCGGCGTTCGCCGAGGGCGTACGCGTCAGGCGACCGACGCGTCGTAGATGGCCTGGACCGCCGCGTCGAGGGTGGCGTCGAACTCCTCGTCGGACTGCTGCGCGGACAGGCCCTCGGTCAGCGCGCGGGAGAAGCTCGCGATGACGCCCTTGTTGCGCGCCAGCCGGGCGTTCGCCTCCTCGCGCGAGTAGCCGCCCGACAGCGCGACGACCTTGACGACGCTCGGGTGGTCGACCAGGTCGGCGTAGAAGTTGTCCTCGTCCGGCAGCGTCAGCTTGAACATCACCCGCTGGTCGCCGGACAGGTCCTCCAGGTGGCGCAGGATCGCGGCCTTCAGCTTCGCCTCGGCCTGCGGCTTCTCCGGGCTCTTGATGTCGACCTCGGGCTCGAGGATCGGCACCAGCCCGACGGCGAGCACCTGCCGGCCGACCTCGAACTGCTGGGCGACGATCGCCTCGATGCCCGCGTCGTTCGCGAGCTTGACGACCGAGCGCTCCTTGGTGCCGAACATGCCCTTCCCCGCGGCCCGCGCGAGCAGCGCGTCGAGCTCGGGCATCGGCTTCATGAGCTGCACGCCGTCGGCCTCGTCGGCCAGGCCCTTGTCGATCTTGATGAACGGCACGACGCGCTTGACCGCCCACAGGTACTCGCCGGCGGGGCGGCCCTCGACCTCGCGGTCCATCGTCTGCTCGAACAGGATCGCGCCGAGCACGCGGTCGCCGGTGAACGCCGGGCTGGTCATGATCCGGGTCCGCATCTCGTGGATGCGGTCGAACATCTCGGTGTCGTTCGAGTACGCGGACTCGTCGACGCCGTAGAGCTTCAGCGCCTTCGGCGTGCTGCCGCCGCTCTGGTCGAGCGCGGCGATGAAGCCACGGCCTTCGCGGACCTTGTCGAGCTGCTCGGAGTTCATGGCCCCTATCCTGCCGCAGCGCCGCTGTCGTTCTCCACTCGCCCGCCGACGGTGAGGCCGTCGGGGCCGGAGTCGACCGTGACGGTGTCGCCGTCGCGGACCTCGCCCGACAGCAGCGCCTTCGCGAGCTGGTCGCCGATCGCGGTCGCGACGAGGCGCTTGAGCGGGCGGGCGCCGTAGACCGGGTCGTAGCCGGTCCGCGTCAGCCAGGCCCGCGCCTGGCGCGTCACGGTCAGCGTGAGCTGCCGGTCGGCGAGCCGCCGCGCCAGCCGGTCGACCTGGATGTCGACGATGCGGCCCAGCTCCTCCTGGGTCAGCACGTCGAACACCAGCACCTCGTCCAGCCGGTTGAGGAACTCCGGCTTGAAGTGGTCGCGAACGACCGCCATGACGGCGTCGCGGCGCTGGTCGCGGGTGAGCGTCGGGTCGGCGATGAACGTCGAGCCAAGGTTGGAGGTGAGGATGAGGATGGTGTTGCGGAAGTCGACCGTGCGGCCCTGGCCGTCGGTGAGCCGCCCGTCGTCCAGCACCTGGAGCAGGACGTCGAACACCTCGGGGTGTGCCTTCTCCACCTCGTCCAGCAGCACGACGGAGTACGGGCGCCGCCGCACCGACTCGGTGAGCTGGCCGCCCTCCTCGTAGCCGACGTAGCCGGGCGGCGCACCGACAAGCCGCGCGACCGAGTGCTTCTCGGAGTACTCGCTCATGTCGATGCGCACGACCGCGCGCTCGTCGTCGAAGAGGAACTCCGCCAGCGCGCGGGCCAGCTCGGTCTTGCCGACGCCGGTCGGGCCGAGGAACAGGAACGAGCCGGTCGGCCGGTCGGGGTCGGCGATGCCGGCGCGGGCGCGGCGGACGGCGTCGGAGACGGCGCGGACGGCGTCGTGCTGGCCGACGAGCCGCGAGCCGAGCGCGTCCTCCATCCGCAGCAGCTTCGCCGTCTCGCCCTCCAGCAGCCGCCCGGCGGGGATGCCGGTCCACGCGGCGACGACGTCGGCGACGTCGTCGGCGCCGACCTCCTCCTTGAGGATCGCGCCGCTCTCCTGCACCTCGGCGAGCCGCGCCTGCGCGTCGGCCAGCGAACGCTCCAGCGCGGGGAGGCGGCCGTACCGCAGCTCGGCGGCGCGTTCCAGCTCGCCGTCGCGCTCGGCGCGCTCGGCCTCGCCGCGCACGGTCTCCAGCGACGCCTTGAGGTCGCGG
This Mycobacteriales bacterium DNA region includes the following protein-coding sequences:
- a CDS encoding dodecin family protein, with protein sequence MAVIKTIELVGVSPTDWTDAANRALAEAAKTLRGIEGMEILDQTAVVRDNVIYEYQATVRIRFRLEDR
- a CDS encoding sialidase family protein → MSYRRRLAVLSLGLATTAAGVLGATAQAGSNLPNKGDQRFAWRTQALPHTADYGEPSILTAHGLTVVDTFGPTVWTSTDHGRTWTTVRPSEIERTHCPSGDADHTILGDGSILADNLCLAGPSNLLYRSTDKGKTFHPAGAADAVPGEAGVDSDRQWLAPDPHDPHVVYMSYHDLAGPNIWVARSTDGGTTFPQRVPVTAFTPTSFADAEGGNTSARPLVDPKRESTVYVTYAYSDPVTSNSAAPTEPDFVLRKIGIAISHDNGLTWKNVVAYDGTAKKARVGHPFTTAAIDPAGNLYVAFSQRLEPSKRTAVYMIRSTNGGESWSKPFLVNDPANGSNVMPSIAAPKVGVVDFAYYATKVADFDSRSGEWAVEFTQTKNALSAHPKFAHSRVGQVAHLQDICLAGTLCAVTGGDRNLSDYLGLTVDAKGLAQIVWTDDANGPDTTMYAEQTRQP
- a CDS encoding PRC-barrel domain-containing protein, with the translated sequence MRASDLIGARVRDASGTDIGSVSDVRLVQDGPLLGAWGAALRVDGLVVSPPRTGGYLGYERGTVRGPWAVSALVRWLHRHARYAAWSDVETWEPGAVTLRCPAAALRPVPPLP
- a CDS encoding divalent metal cation transporter; its protein translation is MKRLVEVTLGILTAIGGFVDIGDLVANALVGARFGMALAWVVLVGVVGICLYAEMAGRVAAVSQRPVFDLVRERLGPRPALANLVASFLVNFLTLTAEVAGVALALELATSVNYLLWVPLVAFLVWTVIWRMKFESMERLFGLAGLALLVFAVALWRLGPDWSHLIHLATHPSVPSGEGRPTYLYYGIALFGAAMTPYEVFFFSSGAVEEKWTRQDLMVERANVYVGFPLGGALSLAIMAGAALLLFPLGIGVDHLSQVGLPVVVGAGKVGIAFLIVGFVAATFGAALETSLSAGYTVAQYFGWQWGKAVAPREAARFHLLVLLSLVAAAGVALTTIDPIKVTEYSIVFSAVALPLTYFPILVIANDSEYMGDKVNSRFTNVLGTAYLALLIVVSLAAIPLMLATKAGM
- a CDS encoding DedA family protein, encoding MQFFDLREFTGIALLLIVWTIVFVESGLLVGFFLPGDTLLVLAGILAKEGHANIAVLCAGCVVAAIVGDNVGYTIGRRAGRPLLERRDGRVLNQHNLRRATAFYDRFGSATILVARVVPMVRTFAPLIAGCTSMRWRTFFTWNVVGGILWGVGVPLLGYALGTAAEGFDKYALGAVGVMVVLSFAVAIWHYVRAGRQMEDR
- a CDS encoding LemA family protein, with amino-acid sequence MTPVYIAGGAVLLLVLLVVASYNRFVRQRNLVEESWKQVDVELRRRYDLIPNLVETVKGYAAHERATLEAVIQARAAAAAPAASRTEQGADETTLTRSLRGLLAVAEAYPQLKADAQFRMLQTELAETEDRIAAARRFYNGNVRAYNTRIDTVPSSLIAGTFHFEKAEYFEVEEAAARGPVAVNIEPA
- a CDS encoding DUF3137 domain-containing protein, translating into MLPFLLIGAVFAIFVALAIVSYRRNQQRLATIASLCLSKGWQFLAGDPFGLPMRWPGPPFDQGYDRHAFDVVTGEVGGHPMVAFDYEYKTDSTDSEGRRTTTTHRYAVCALGMPCVLPELSVAPEGVFSRIGQALGMQDIELESEAFNRAYKVRCPDRKLATDVLTPRTMELLLRGEKMRFRFSGTDVVSWHDGQLQPADLLNRTAILAGVIDGVPSFVWKDRGLSDPPVPPSPQPSPGSLT
- the pyrE gene encoding orotate phosphoribosyltransferase, with the protein product MTDRERLLDLIKTHAVVHGRVTLSSGREADYYLDCRRVTLSGEAAPLVGDVLLDLTADLEFDAVGGLTMGADPVATAMLHAAARRGRTLDAFVVRKEAKAHGLQRRIEGPDVTGRRVLVVEDTSTTGGSPLAAVQALREAGAEVVAVATIVDRATGAGEKIAAEGLDYRYAYGLAELGLA
- a CDS encoding NAD-dependent epimerase/dehydratase family protein, coding for MDLLVIGGTVFVGRAIVTEALRRGHTVTVFHRGQHGEDAHPGVEHLHGDRATDLAVLDGRRWDAVVDTCGFDAGTVGASARHLAGSVGHYGFVSSVSVYADWPAVAVDESGRVKAMGDEDAYGAGKVAAETAAEAALPGRVLVSRPGLIAGPYENIGRLPYWLRRVALGGEVLAPGEPDEPRQWIDARDLAAFHLDAAERGLTGVFNTVGPPAQFTMGELLETCRDVTGSDATFTWVDGKTVTEHGYAPWTELPVWLWDAEADVSATWQVDVSKAVAAGLAARPVRETVADTWDWVRAGADLGGYRSSYAVPPYDAEKERAVLAAAR
- a CDS encoding fructose bisphosphate aldolase, whose protein sequence is MNSEQLDKVREGRGFIAALDQSGGSTPKALKLYGVDESAYSNDTEMFDRIHEMRTRIMTSPAFTGDRVLGAILFEQTMDREVEGRPAGEYLWAVKRVVPFIKIDKGLADEADGVQLMKPMPELDALLARAAGKGMFGTKERSVVKLANDAGIEAIVAQQFEVGRQVLAVGLVPILEPEVDIKSPEKPQAEAKLKAAILRHLEDLSGDQRVMFKLTLPDEDNFYADLVDHPSVVKVVALSGGYSREEANARLARNKGVIASFSRALTEGLSAQQSDEEFDATLDAAVQAIYDASVA